One Gemmatimonadota bacterium genomic window, AGGCCGGCGCCGCCCGGCAGAGCTCGAAAAAGACCTGGACCGACTCCTCGGCATTGAGCCCAAGCCCGCCGTACTCGGCCGGGATCGTGATCCCGTAGAGTCCCATCGCCTTCATGTCCTGCAGGATGTCGGCCGGCATCCGGTCTTCCCGGTCGACTTTCTCCTCGGCGGGAATCAGCCGCTCGGTGACGAACCGGCGGATCGTCTGGAGCAGCTCGGTCAGGGTGTCGGCGTCGAGCGCGGCGGCGGTCATGAGTTGGTGATCTTGAGCATGGCTCGGGCTTCGTCGGGGGTGGCGATCTCGCGCTGGAGTTCCTTGGCCAGCCGCACGGTGCGCTGGACCAACTGCTCGTTGGTGGCCAGCACTTTATACGAGTAGAAGATGTTGTCCTCGAGGCCAACGCGCGAGTTGCCGCCCAGGACAATGCCGAGGGCGGAGGCGGGCAAGCCGGGCCTTGGCCACGCCGATGACGCTCCAGAGGGCCCCTGGCGGCAGGGTACCGATCATGTGAATCAGGTGTTGGGGGGCGTAGGGCAGCGCGTTCTGGACGCCCATCACGAAGTCGAAGTACGGCGGATCCTTGATCAGCCCTTTCTTCATCAGGGTCATGCCGGCGTGGATATGGCTCACGTCGAAACACTCGATTTCTGGTTTGACGCCGTATTCGATCATCTTCCCGGCGTAGTACTGGACATCGACGGGGTCGTTGATGTATGGTCCCCGGGCCAGATTGACCGAGCCGACGTTCAGGCTCATCATGTCGGGGCGGAGGTCAACGGCCCGGATCCGGTCGTCGCGGTGGGTTGGGAACCGGAAGCCGGTCGAGATTTGGATGATCAGCTTGGTATGCTTCCGGAGCCCTTCCAGGACCGTGGCAAAGAACTGGTAGTCGAGACACGGCTTCTGGTCTTTGTCGCGGGCGTGGTAGTGCAGGATGCTGGCGCCGGCCTCCCAGCACTTGATCCCGTCTTCGATCAGTTCACTCGGCGTCACCGGCAAGTGCGGCGTGTCCGACTTGAACGAGAACGAGCCAATCGGGGCCACGGTAATAATCAGTTTGTTCATGGGTTCCTCTTTCGAACTTGAACGTACCAGCCGGACTTTAGTACCAACAGGCCGACCCTTCGTATCCCGTCACCGACTTGGAGGTCCCGATGGCCCGGCTTCGTCTTCTCGCCTTGCTCGCCTTGCTCCCGCTGTCGCTCTCGGCTCAGGTGGTCCAGGAACGGCTCGACCTCGACGCGCTCCGCCGGATCAAGGACGAAGGTATGAACCGGTCCGAGGTCATGGCCACCGCCGGCTACCTCGCCGACGTCATCGGGCCCAGGCCCCAGGGGTCCACCGCCGTCAAACAGGCCAACCACTGGACCGCCGACCGGCTCCGGGCCTGGGGCCTCGCCAACGTCGTCGTCGAGCCCTGGGGCACCTGGGGCCGGGGCTGGGAGCGGGTCCGCTACGCCGCCAACCTCACCAAGCCTTACCCCCAGCCGCTGGTAGCGCAACCGATGGGCTGGAGCGGGAGCACCAAGGGCACCATCAAGGCCCCGGTCGTCATTCTCGACGCCACCGACTCGGCGTCGTTCCCAAAATACCGCGGTACGCTGAAGGGCAAGTTCGTCCTGTTTGGCGAACCCCCCAAGCTCCAGCCGAATTTCTACATCGAACCGTGGCCCTTCCTCGCGATGGAGGACCCGCCGCGCCGCCGCCGGCTGTCGCAGGAAGACCTCGACAATCCGAATCTCAAGCCCGACTTCGCCTGGTCCCCCCTGGCGACCCGGCTCGAACGGCGGAAGGCCGGAGACCGCTATGCCGACGTGTTCCGCCAGCTCAAGGGTGAAGATATCGCCGCTCTGATCCTTTGCTCGCCGCTGCCCTACAATATCATTCGGGTCATGGCCGTGCCCGGCTGGCAGGACGTCCGCCAAGCCAAAGAGGGCGCCCCGATCGCGGCGATGGTCGCTTCTTTCGAACAGTTCGGCCAAATGTACCGGAACATCAAGCGGGGCATTCCGGTCGAGCTCGAGGCGGCGATCGAGAACCGGTTCGTGACCGACGATTCCCTGGGCTATAACACCCTTGCCGAGCTTCCGGGTACCGATCTGGCGGCCGAATCGGTGATGTTCGGCGGTCATCTTGATAGCTGGCACGCGGGGACCGGGGCCACCGACAACGCCGCCGGCGTGGCGATCGGAATGGAGGCCATCCGGATTCTCAAGGCAGCTGGCCTCAAACCCCGTCGCATCATTCGCCTCGGCGTCTGGACCTCGGAGGAAGGCCGCCACCTCGGCGTCGCCGGTTGGGTGGCCAAGCACCGGGATCAATGGCCCAAGATCTCCGCATATTTCAACGTCGACAACGGCGCCGGCCGGCTCCGGGGGCTTTGGGACCAGTCGAATCCGTTCATCGCGCCGATCTTTCAGCAGATCTTCGCCCCGGTGCGCGACCTAGGGGTGATGGTCATCAAACAGGGCAATGTCGGCGGCAACGAGCATCAGGACTTCGACGACGTCGGGATTCCCGGGTTCACCTACCTCCAGGATCCGCTCGAATACGTTCTGCGAAGCCACCATACCAACGCCGACACCTTCGAGCGGCTGATCGAGGATGATCTCAAGCAGGCCGCCATTGTTCTCGCCTGGACTGCCTATACCGTCGCCAACCGCGATGAGATGATTCCCCGGAAGCGGTGACCGATGCACATGCTCCTGTTGGCTCTGGCGATCGGGTCGCAGCCGAACCCCAAGCCACGGCCACCGGTACTGACCGACGAATTCGACCTCTTCCTGGTGACCGCCGCGACCGAGGCCGGCGCTGTCGTTGGGCGGATTCAACCGGTCTTTCCCAATGACAAGCCGATCCGCTGGTCGTTGATCAAGCCGGTGCCGGGTGGCGATCCGCGGGGCTACCTCCGCGGGGGCCAGCTCGACGCCACCACGATCGTGACGATCGATTCAGCCACCGGCGTCCTCCGCCTGGTCCGGCATCCGGATCGCTATCCGCAGACCCTCTATGCCGAGGTCAGAGCCACCAACGACGACGGGTTCATGGAGCAGGTCCTGATCATCGTGGCGCTCGCCGAGGCGCCCCGCCGGGAACAGGCGCTCGACATTTTTCCGAAGCGGAGCCAAGTGCACGGCATCCGGTTCCTGGCCACGGCCGGGGTCGACCCGGCCAAAATCGGCCATGCCACCAAGGTGGCGAAGGCTCTCTTGTCCAAGGACCTGAAGGGTTCAGGGCGGATCGTGGCCGCGCTGAAAAAACAGGAGCGGATGATGACGCTCTTCATGACCTTCGAGGAGCGAAACACAGCCGTCGGCTTTCAGATGTTCGCCGGTGACTACGATGCCCAGGACCTCGAAGACGAGGAGATCATCCCCGACTACTTCCGGCTTGGCGGGCCGGATACCCTCCGGCGGGATGCCTCGGTCGAGGAGATCACCCATCTCATCCATGGCGCCGGGATCGTCACGGCTTACCCCAAGATCCAGCAACGACTCGAACGGGCGACCCAGGCCGCGATCGACCGGAAGTTCTTCCGGCCGTGGGACGGTTTGCCCGCCGATTCATTCAGCCATGAGTATCTCACGATCGGCTTGGAGATCGTCTACGGCGGCCGCCAGCGGTCTCGGTATATGGGCCGGATCATCGCGGCGGGTGGCAGCCCGCAGCAGCCATCGTTTCGCTTGAGCCTGGACAACGATCGGCTGCTGACGGCGGAGAATCTCAGGCGGTACGATCGGGAACTCTATGAGATCGTCCGGTTTCTATTCCCGACGAAGGAGGAGTTCTTCGCGGAAATGGGATGGACCGGCCCGCCTTCCAAACCGGATTGACGATCTGGCCCGGGACGAACCATGCCCGGCAGCCGATTCAAGCGGAAGGACCGACCGCTCCGGCTGGATCGCCGAAATCCCAATCACCACCGGGCAATTCTTGCCATCAGTACGGCCTTTTGGGATGCCATGCTCCGGCAGGACCAAGCGGCCCGGGCTTGGCTTGACGGCGAGGGACGCGCGCGGTCATCGAGCCGGGCGATCGGTGGCAACACAAGTAGCCGGGCGGTGGGATCGCTACCCGGGCGCCGCCGCTCAGCGGGCTTGCCAGGTCACCAGCAAGCCGACCAGCGAGGCCAACGCGATGCTATGGAAGAAGACATACCGGAGGATTTCTCCCTCCTTGCCTTCATATTTCGTCACCACCCCGGCCACCACGATGCTCTGCGCGTCGATCATCTTGCCCATAACGCCGCCCGAGGAGTTCGCCGCCGCCATCAGAGTTGGATTTAGTCCGAGCTGCTCGGCGGTGATTCGCTGGAGGCTCCCGAACAGAACATTGGAGGACGTATCGGATCCGGTTAGCGCCACGCCGAGCCAACCGAGCAGGGTGCCAAAGAAGGGATAGAAGGCGCCGGTCCGGGCGAACGCCAGTCCGAGAATCGCGTCGAGCCCGCTATACCGGGTGAGGTAGCCCAGCGCCATCATCACGGCAATCGTCACCAGCGACGTTCGCACCGCCAGGAACGTCTTCCCGTAGGCGCGGACCACCTCGCCCGGCCGATAGCGAAGCATGACCGCGGTCACGAGCGCCGCGATCAGGATGGCCGTCCCGGTTGCCGAGAGCCAGTTCAAGGTGAAGATCGCCCCCTCGGCGGCCGGGGTGGCCACCACCGGGGCGGTTCGCTGGACCAAGTTGTGGAGGCCCGGCACCGGAACTTTCGGTGCCGAGATACCGTTGAGCAGACTCTTCACCGCCGGAATGCCCCAGGCAAAGACCAAAACGCTGAGCACAGCCCAGGGGAGCCACGCCTGGGCTGTGGTCGGGCCGCTTGGCTTGGCCGTGGCGGCCACCCTGGGTCCGGCGGTCTTCGGACGCCAGATTTTGAGGAACAACGTGAGGCCCGCCATCGACGATACCGCGGCGACGATATCCACCAACCACGGTCCGTGGTACGTCGCCATCAGGTACTGCGGTACCGCAAAGGTGACCCCCGCGACCAGAACGGCGGGCCAGACTTCCTTGAGGCCCTTGAATCCGGCGTAGGCGGCCACCAGCCAGAACGGAACGATGACCGAAAACCAGGGAAGCTGCCGCCCGACCTGGGCCGATAACTCATGGAGGTCGAGGCCCGTCACGGCTTGGAGGGCGATGATCGGAGTGCCTAACGCCCCGAACGCGACCGGTGCCGTGTTGGCAATCAGCGACAGGGCCGAGGCCTGGAGCGGCGAAAAGCCCAACGCAATGAGCAACCCGCCGGTGACCGCGACCGGGGTGCCGAATCCGGCGGCACCCTCGACAAACGCACCGAAACTGAACGCGATCAGCAACAGTTGCAGCCGTGGGTCGTCAGTCAAGCCGGCAATGCTTCGCCGGAGCACATCCAAGAGCCCCCGGTCCTCGGCCAACCGATAGAGAAACAGGACGTTCAGCACGATCCAGCCGATCGGGAACAGGCCGTAGGCCGCTCCGAATCCGGTGCTGGCCAACGCCATCGATGGCGGCATTCCGAGCAGGGCCACCGCGAGGACCAGGGCGGAGCCGAGCCCGATGGCCGCTGCCACCGGGGCCTTGAGGCGAAACCAGGCCAGCGAGGCTAGCAGCGCCACGACCGGAATGGCGGCCAGCAGCGCCGACAGCAGCGGGTGCCCCAGCGGATCGTAGACCTGAGGCCATGGACTCGTCATCGCTCAGCCCCACAACGCCGGCGTTGGGAACGACATGACGCCGCGCTCGTAGCGGAGACCATTGGGCCGGTCGGAGGAGTGGAGCAACGGGCCGTCAAGGTCGATGAACTGGGCCTGCTGCGCGATGACGGCACCAGGAGCCATGGCGAGCGAGGTGCCCGCCATGCAGCCGATCATGATGCCAAGGCCCCGGGCCCGGGCGTCGGCGGCTAAGGCCAGCGCCTCGGTCAGCCCGCCGGTCTTGTCGAGCTTGATGTTGACCACGTGGTAGAGTCCAACCAGTCCCGGCAGTGACGACCGATCGACACAGGATTCATCGGCCGCGAGCGGGATGGTGCCGGTATACCCGGCCAATTGCCGGTCGGTGCCCTTCTTCACGGGTTGCTCGATCAGCGCGACATTCAGCGCCGCCAACTCGGGCCCGAGTTGGTTCAGCAAGTCCACGGTCCAACTCTGATTGGCGTCCACGATGAACCGGGCGGAAGGACATTCCTCATGGGCGATCCGGACGGGGCCGAGATGGGAGACGGCGTCGGCCTTCATCTTGATCAGCGGCCAATCCCGGATGGCCCGGGCCTTGGTGCGGACCTCCGCGTCGGAACCGATCCCGATCGTCATGGCGGTCGTCACCGGCCCCACCTGATCGAGACCGGCGGTGCGCCACGCTGGAATCCCGCTAGTCTTGGCTTCGAGATCCCAAAGGGCACAGTCGACCGCGTTCCGGGCTCCGCCGGCCGGCAGCAGGTCTTGGAGCGCCGCCCGGGTGAGACCGTCGGTCAACCCGCGGCGGACCTGGTCGATCTGAGCGATCATCGAGGCGAGGGATTCGCCCTCGTAGTCGACGCCCGAGGCCTCTCCCCAGCCCGTTTGGCCCCGCGCGTCCGTCAGACGGACGACGATGACCCCGAGTTCGGTTTCCACTCCGCGGGCGATCCGGAACGGCGTGTGGTAGGGCCACCGTTCAGTGGTGACGGCGCATCGCAGCAGTTGGTTGTCGTTCATCGAACGAATCTACGTCTCGCGCCGGGGTTCGCCAACGGGACGATCGGCCGAGTCGGTGCTAGATTGAACCCCTACCTTCACAGCCGGTGCCCTTTGAACCCCAGCCGTCAACTGGTCGTCTGGTCGGGAGCGATGCTCGTTCTTGGATCCGCCCCGGCGGACCCGTATCCCCGGAACGCCGATCTCGACGTCATCGACTACCGCTACCAACTCGCGCTCTCCGACAGTTCCGATCAGATCCGGATGGAGGCGACGATCGCCTTCCGGTTCCTCGCGGCCGGGCGAACCCGGTTGGCACTCGACCTCGTGGGCCGAGGCGACTCCGGGCGCGGCATGGTGGTCGGCCAAGTCGCCGACTCGGCCGGACCGCTGACCTTTACCCATCGGGCCAACCGGCTCGAGATCGCACTTCGGCGGCCGGGCCGCTCCGGCGAACGGAGCCGAGTCTCGATCGCGTACCATGGCGTCCCGGCGGCGGCCCTGAAGATCGGCCCCAACAAGTCCGGCGACCGGACGTTCTCCAGTGACAACTGGCCCGACCTGGCCCGCCACTGGCTGGTCGGCGTCGACCACCCCTACGACAAAGCCACCTCCGAATTCATCGTCACGGCGCCGGCGCACTACCAGGTCGTGTCGAACGGCCTCCTGGTTGAGCAAACCGATCTCGCGAGCGGCTTCCGCCGGACCCATTGGCGCCAGTCGGTGCCGATCGCCACCTGGCTCCAGACGTTAGGCGTGGCCCGGTACGCCATCGAGCACTCGGGTACCGTCGAT contains:
- a CDS encoding M20/M25/M40 family metallo-hydrolase, whose amino-acid sequence is MARLRLLALLALLPLSLSAQVVQERLDLDALRRIKDEGMNRSEVMATAGYLADVIGPRPQGSTAVKQANHWTADRLRAWGLANVVVEPWGTWGRGWERVRYAANLTKPYPQPLVAQPMGWSGSTKGTIKAPVVILDATDSASFPKYRGTLKGKFVLFGEPPKLQPNFYIEPWPFLAMEDPPRRRRLSQEDLDNPNLKPDFAWSPLATRLERRKAGDRYADVFRQLKGEDIAALILCSPLPYNIIRVMAVPGWQDVRQAKEGAPIAAMVASFEQFGQMYRNIKRGIPVELEAAIENRFVTDDSLGYNTLAELPGTDLAAESVMFGGHLDSWHAGTGATDNAAGVAIGMEAIRILKAAGLKPRRIIRLGVWTSEEGRHLGVAGWVAKHRDQWPKISAYFNVDNGAGRLRGLWDQSNPFIAPIFQQIFAPVRDLGVMVIKQGNVGGNEHQDFDDVGIPGFTYLQDPLEYVLRSHHTNADTFERLIEDDLKQAAIVLAWTAYTVANRDEMIPRKR
- a CDS encoding L-lactate permease, with translation MTSPWPQVYDPLGHPLLSALLAAIPVVALLASLAWFRLKAPVAAAIGLGSALVLAVALLGMPPSMALASTGFGAAYGLFPIGWIVLNVLFLYRLAEDRGLLDVLRRSIAGLTDDPRLQLLLIAFSFGAFVEGAAGFGTPVAVTGGLLIALGFSPLQASALSLIANTAPVAFGALGTPIIALQAVTGLDLHELSAQVGRQLPWFSVIVPFWLVAAYAGFKGLKEVWPAVLVAGVTFAVPQYLMATYHGPWLVDIVAAVSSMAGLTLFLKIWRPKTAGPRVAATAKPSGPTTAQAWLPWAVLSVLVFAWGIPAVKSLLNGISAPKVPVPGLHNLVQRTAPVVATPAAEGAIFTLNWLSATGTAILIAALVTAVMLRYRPGEVVRAYGKTFLAVRTSLVTIAVMMALGYLTRYSGLDAILGLAFARTGAFYPFFGTLLGWLGVALTGSDTSSNVLFGSLQRITAEQLGLNPTLMAAANSSGGVMGKMIDAQSIVVAGVVTKYEGKEGEILRYVFFHSIALASLVGLLVTWQAR
- a CDS encoding 3-keto-5-aminohexanoate cleavage protein — protein: MNKLIITVAPIGSFSFKSDTPHLPVTPSELIEDGIKCWEAGASILHYHARDKDQKPCLDYQFFATVLEGLRKHTKLIIQISTGFRFPTHRDDRIRAVDLRPDMMSLNVGSVNLARGPYINDPVDVQYYAGKMIEYGVKPEIECFDVSHIHAGMTLMKKGLIKDPPYFDFVMGVQNALPYAPQHLIHMIGTLPPGALWSVIGVAKARLARLRPRHCPGRQLARWPRGQHLLLV
- a CDS encoding dipeptide epimerase, translated to MNDNQLLRCAVTTERWPYHTPFRIARGVETELGVIVVRLTDARGQTGWGEASGVDYEGESLASMIAQIDQVRRGLTDGLTRAALQDLLPAGGARNAVDCALWDLEAKTSGIPAWRTAGLDQVGPVTTAMTIGIGSDAEVRTKARAIRDWPLIKMKADAVSHLGPVRIAHEECPSARFIVDANQSWTVDLLNQLGPELAALNVALIEQPVKKGTDRQLAGYTGTIPLAADESCVDRSSLPGLVGLYHVVNIKLDKTGGLTEALALAADARARGLGIMIGCMAGTSLAMAPGAVIAQQAQFIDLDGPLLHSSDRPNGLRYERGVMSFPTPALWG